One genomic window of Biomphalaria glabrata chromosome 9, xgBioGlab47.1, whole genome shotgun sequence includes the following:
- the LOC106065513 gene encoding uncharacterized protein LOC106065513, whose product MNVKVSKTSLFIFGIIYLSVTLITIVYVTLVLSPVKYQFLEVRPDFNFSKSLDTKEWIREAHLNTILLQNDSGQSKQLFQNISTTVTILFTLNNKMTKPAFPTKNVYLAQSRANYSRQWKGKHRKAGEIIKYPQNLPPSFNSSSYKNVTKYLCYLCDTNSMCGGLGDRQRPLTSVYIWSRIIQRKFKLIMTTPCNLSDFYVPNKVDWLPEANELEPPSVNNTISTYGYNPMVKDPWSMSMQGDFEKYFPNKVIYVRTNNDLIYHVTDNKFYADIARQWSGLRDPRSRFFWSWHELMKPSTNLTSRLQGILGSEFIKRKGLDLSMEDVTPLFNVGNRSLICAHVRVGKNPSNPKDEPFIAITDEDIPVLFNFMKKKDTNSSANFFISTDYIAVRNLAQDFFGTQYINYGGLISHIDRQRGDKNSCQGFESALLDQAILSLCDVLVISRSGFSVKAAHMRNSTAPVYVIDNKEVSVLEE is encoded by the exons ATGAACGTGAAG gTTTCAAAGACAAGCTTATTTATATTTGGAATAATTTATCTGAGTGTAACACTGATCACCATAGTCTACGTAACTCTGGTATTATCACCAGTCAAATATCAGTTCCTGGAAGTTAGGCCAGATTTTAACTTTTCCAAATCTCTGGACACGAAAGAATGGATACGGGAAGCacatttaaatacaatattGTTGCAAAATGATTCAGGACAATCAAAACAactttttcaaaacatatcAACCACTGTAACAATCTTGTTCACATTGaataataaaatgacaaaaccgGCTTTTCctacaaaaaatgtgtatttagcACAATCTCGTGCCAACTATTCAAGACAGTGGAAGGGTAAACACCGAAAAGCTGGTGAAATAATAAAGTATCCACAAAATTTGCCTCCGTCTTTCAACTCAAGTAGCTATAAAAATGTAACTAAATATTTGTGCTATCTATGCGACACCAACTCGATGTGTGGTGGATTGGGAGATAGACAGAGGCCGCTGACATCTGTTTACATCTGGTCTAGGATTATACAACGCAAGTTTAAGTTGATCATGACTACTCCTTGTAATCTGTCTGATTTTTATGTTCCCAACAAAGTGGACTGGTTACCTGAAGCCAATGAGCTAGAACCCCCTTCAGTAAATAATACGATTTCTACTTATGGATACAACCCAATGGTGAAAGACCCTTGGTCGATGAGCATGCAAGGAGATTTTGAGAAATACTTTCCCAACAAAGTTATCTACGTTCGAACAAACAACGATCTTATCTATCATGTGACTGATAACAAATTTTATGCTGACATAGCAAGGCAATGGTCAGGTCTCAGAGATCCCAGAAGTCGATTCTTTTGGTCCTGGCATGAGCTAATGAAACCTTCGACTAATTTAACATCACGCTTACAGGGCATTTTAGGCTCAGAATTCATAAAGAGAAAAGGACTAGATTTAAGCATGGAGGACGTTACTCCACTGTTCAATGTTGGTAATAGAAGCCTTATCTGTGCTCATGTCAGAGTTGGGAAAAATCCATCTAATCCAAAGGATGAACCTTTTATTGCAATAACAGATGAGGATATTCCTGTTTTGTTCAATTTTATGAAGAAGAAAGACACCAACAGTAGCGCTAATTTCTTTATATCAACCGACTATATAGCTGTCAGAAATCTGGCTCAAGACTTCTTTGGTACTCAGTACATAAATTATGGAGGTCTAATCTCGCACATTGATCGCCAGAGAGGTGATAAGAACTCGTGTCAAGGTTTTGAGAGCGCTCTGTTAGATCAGGCAATTCTTAGTCTTTGTGATGTCCTGGTAATAAGCAGAAGTGGCTTCAGTGTTAAAGCCGCTCACATGCGCAACAGCACTGCACCAGTCTACGTGATTGACAATAAAGAAGTTAGCGTTTTGGAAGAGTAG